From Irregularibacter muris, a single genomic window includes:
- a CDS encoding CPBP family intramembrane glutamic endopeptidase, whose amino-acid sequence MVQGTELLKLLLIVIVIGLPPFLVALKTFREVNPIILGIMSIIYWAGTLYTQQVVPFILIMILIIKEYKNRKGDSGEFTRGQENKPYGIKDFFKIALFTLLLRFPLGIVNFVFMIILQNFGVNIQQQEVVDIFVSSNELLLNIFLFVLIVFMAPINEEFSMRHWLFHKVLTPKTGKIIAAILSSALFTLLHYNVVGIPTFFGLGLFACYIYHKRGFWGAITVHFIFNLSTVFLLMLTKFLIPLA is encoded by the coding sequence ATGGTACAAGGAACAGAATTATTAAAGCTATTATTAATTGTTATTGTTATAGGCCTTCCTCCTTTTCTGGTTGCCCTAAAAACTTTTAGAGAGGTAAACCCTATTATTTTAGGAATAATGAGTATTATTTATTGGGCGGGTACCTTGTATACTCAACAGGTCGTACCCTTTATATTAATTATGATCTTGATCATAAAAGAATATAAAAATAGGAAGGGAGATTCAGGAGAGTTTACTCGGGGACAGGAGAATAAACCCTATGGGATAAAGGATTTTTTCAAAATAGCCCTCTTTACCCTACTCCTCCGATTTCCTTTGGGCATAGTAAATTTTGTGTTTATGATCATCCTCCAAAATTTTGGAGTTAATATCCAACAACAAGAGGTCGTAGATATTTTTGTGAGTTCCAACGAATTATTGCTAAACATCTTTTTATTTGTGTTAATTGTCTTTATGGCCCCAATAAATGAAGAGTTCTCCATGCGTCATTGGTTGTTTCATAAGGTGTTAACCCCTAAAACAGGGAAAATCATAGCGGCTATTTTAAGTAGTGCATTATTTACTTTACTACATTATAATGTTGTAGGCATCCCTACTTTTTTCGGATTAGGACTTTTTGCCTGCTATATTTATCATAAAAGAGGATTTTGGGGAGCAATAACAGTGCATTTTATCTTTAACTTAAGCAC
- the pdxR gene encoding MocR-like pyridoxine biosynthesis transcription factor PdxR, whose amino-acid sequence MKEITIDKTGNKPLYLQVFLQIKNEILQGRMKANEKLPSIRQLAATLEVNNDTIVQAYKLLEQEELVLSHRGKGTYVKSSDKELKEGGRRENNIIWDFANASPHPETFQVEEFKKIINEILDRDRGDTFTYQASEGYYPLRESIAQYLKKLSIKSNIHEIHIISGAQQGIDIVTKGLLELGDVVIIERPSYPGARKAFEARGAKLIEIPMEADGMNMDDLEKAMKRYLPKFIYVLPNFHNPTGISYSLKKRKRLLELAEQHDSIIIEDDYLSDFHFGYKKRIPLKALDELDRVIYIKSFSKIFMPGFRLGFLISPREYERRIIDAKQSADLFTMGLVQRSFDLIFRRGFWRKQLIKMEEYYRKGFYETVEGIKKYIPKEISYTIPQGTLYFWLKLPPGYHSQALFYEAMKRGIAITPGKEFFLEHKNSSYFRITYGNLKTQDILPGLEELGRLLSEFLKDFHRKDMENTSLPYY is encoded by the coding sequence ATGAAGGAGATCACTATAGATAAAACAGGGAACAAGCCTCTGTATCTTCAAGTATTTCTTCAAATAAAAAATGAGATTTTACAGGGAAGGATGAAAGCCAATGAAAAACTTCCCTCCATAAGGCAATTGGCAGCTACACTAGAAGTAAACAATGATACCATTGTACAGGCCTATAAATTGTTGGAACAAGAGGAATTGGTCCTTAGCCATAGAGGGAAAGGAACCTATGTAAAATCTAGTGATAAAGAATTAAAGGAGGGAGGGAGAAGAGAAAATAATATTATCTGGGATTTTGCAAACGCTAGTCCCCATCCAGAAACCTTCCAAGTAGAAGAATTTAAAAAAATCATCAATGAAATACTCGATAGAGATCGAGGAGATACCTTTACTTATCAGGCTAGTGAGGGTTATTATCCCCTAAGGGAATCTATTGCCCAATACTTAAAAAAATTATCTATAAAAAGCAATATTCATGAAATACATATTATTTCCGGTGCTCAACAGGGAATTGATATCGTCACCAAGGGCTTGTTGGAATTAGGAGATGTAGTGATTATTGAAAGACCTTCCTATCCTGGTGCTAGAAAGGCATTTGAGGCGAGAGGGGCAAAACTTATTGAAATTCCCATGGAAGCAGATGGAATGAATATGGATGATTTAGAAAAAGCAATGAAAAGATACCTTCCAAAATTTATCTATGTGCTGCCAAATTTTCATAATCCAACTGGGATAAGCTATTCCCTAAAAAAAAGAAAAAGACTGCTGGAGTTGGCTGAGCAACACGATAGCATTATCATTGAAGATGACTATCTAAGCGATTTTCATTTTGGATATAAAAAAAGAATACCCCTAAAGGCCTTGGATGAATTAGATAGAGTCATCTATATTAAAAGTTTCTCCAAGATTTTTATGCCGGGCTTTCGATTAGGATTTTTAATAAGTCCTAGGGAATATGAAAGAAGAATTATAGATGCAAAGCAAAGTGCTGACTTATTTACTATGGGATTGGTCCAAAGAAGTTTTGATCTTATTTTCAGAAGAGGTTTCTGGAGAAAGCAATTAATAAAAATGGAAGAGTATTATAGAAAAGGTTTTTATGAAACTGTGGAGGGAATAAAAAAATATATTCCTAAGGAAATTTCCTATACTATACCCCAAGGCACTCTCTATTTTTGGCTAAAACTTCCCCCAGGATATCACTCCCAAGCCCTATTTTATGAGGCAATGAAAAGAGGTATTGCCATAACGCCAGGGAAAGAATTTTTTCTAGAGCATAAAAATAGTTCCTATTTTAGGATTACCTACGGAAATCTTAAAACCCAAGATATACTTCCTGGACTGGAGGAATTAGGGAGACTATTATCGGAGTTTTTAAAGGATTTCCATAGAAAGGACATGGAAAACACCTCTCTACCCTATTACTAA
- a CDS encoding C40 family peptidase gives MTLKRNGFKSAVVAFTVAGMLSISAIPAYAALGDRVLKKGMTHGDVKVLQQHLKDLGFFSYKDTTTYFGDITRNAVMDFQKSKGLAVDGSFGPASFKALQTSIQPTNPGSSSSSVLNYSRPLRLGLSGADVHGLQEALKKLGYLNIANCTNYFGTQTQQAVKSFQAAQGLAVDGSFGPATYKALESALKGTNSNLKPTQPTNPAGTLTYNRLLKLGISGTDVNALQEALKKLGYLNIANCTNYFGAQTQQALRSFQQAQGIAVDGLAGPQTIQTINNALSGKGSSTSPSTPNRGDENRRILTSGIINTAKIYLNPKVPYVFGGSTTKGFDCSGYTQFVYKQNGISIPRTSELQANAGSYVSRANLQPGDLIIFSNTYRSGPSHTGIYLGDDQFIHSSSSNNGITISSLNTAYYRDHFSYGRRVY, from the coding sequence TTGACATTAAAAAGAAATGGTTTTAAAAGTGCAGTAGTGGCCTTCACTGTGGCAGGAATGCTATCTATTAGTGCAATACCTGCTTATGCAGCTCTAGGCGATAGAGTGCTAAAGAAGGGAATGACCCACGGGGATGTAAAAGTACTTCAACAGCATCTTAAAGACTTAGGGTTTTTCAGCTATAAGGATACAACTACATATTTTGGAGATATTACCCGAAATGCAGTTATGGATTTTCAAAAATCCAAAGGGTTAGCTGTAGATGGTTCTTTTGGCCCTGCATCATTTAAGGCATTGCAGACTTCTATTCAACCTACAAATCCAGGTTCCTCTAGTTCCTCTGTCTTAAATTATAGTCGTCCCTTAAGACTAGGACTTAGCGGAGCAGATGTTCATGGGTTGCAGGAAGCTCTTAAAAAGTTGGGCTACTTAAATATCGCTAATTGCACCAATTATTTTGGCACTCAAACCCAACAGGCAGTGAAATCCTTCCAAGCAGCCCAAGGACTTGCGGTAGATGGTTCCTTTGGGCCAGCTACATATAAAGCATTGGAATCTGCCCTAAAAGGTACTAACTCTAATCTAAAACCAACTCAGCCTACAAATCCGGCGGGTACTTTGACCTACAATCGTCTTTTGAAGTTAGGTATTAGTGGAACAGATGTCAATGCATTACAGGAAGCTCTTAAGAAATTAGGATATTTAAACATTGCTAATTGTACCAACTATTTCGGTGCACAAACCCAACAGGCTTTACGATCTTTTCAGCAGGCCCAAGGTATAGCTGTAGATGGGTTAGCCGGACCCCAAACAATTCAAACCATCAATAATGCCTTATCTGGTAAAGGCTCAAGCACTTCTCCCTCAACCCCTAACCGTGGCGATGAAAACAGAAGAATCCTTACCAGCGGCATCATTAACACAGCCAAGATATACCTTAATCCAAAGGTGCCCTATGTATTTGGCGGTTCTACCACAAAGGGCTTTGACTGTTCTGGCTACACACAATTTGTCTATAAACAAAATGGGATAAGCATACCTCGCACCTCTGAACTACAGGCCAATGCGGGTAGTTATGTATCCAGAGCCAATCTGCAACCGGGCGATTTAATTATTTTTAGCAATACCTATCGATCCGGTCCTAGTCACACAGGTATCTACCTAGGGGATGATCAATTTATCCATTCTAGTTCTAGTAATAATGGAATTACCATTTCAAGCTTGAATACTGCTTACTATAGGGATCATTTTTCCTATGGAAGAAGGGTGTATTAA
- the nrdG gene encoding anaerobic ribonucleoside-triphosphate reductase activating protein produces the protein MKIRLASKVQMNSIVDGPGLRMVVWTQGCPHHCPQCHNPQTHHPMEGFEADCKDIIQEIQSRGIHRGITFSGGEPFEQAKACIEIAKAAKRIGLNIWIYTGYTFEFLLMKQRKDWLEFLSCGDVLVDGPFQIKQKNLQLAFRGSENQRIIDIRSSLREGKAILWKEYMEKSS, from the coding sequence GTGAAAATCAGATTGGCCAGTAAGGTTCAAATGAATTCCATTGTAGACGGTCCGGGCTTGCGTATGGTGGTTTGGACCCAGGGCTGTCCCCATCATTGTCCTCAGTGCCATAACCCCCAAACCCATCATCCCATGGAAGGCTTTGAGGCAGATTGCAAGGACATTATTCAGGAGATTCAATCTAGAGGAATTCATCGAGGAATTACCTTTTCCGGCGGAGAGCCCTTTGAGCAAGCTAAAGCTTGTATAGAAATCGCAAAGGCTGCCAAGAGGATTGGGCTGAATATATGGATCTATACTGGATATACTTTTGAATTTTTGTTGATGAAGCAAAGAAAAGACTGGTTGGAATTTTTAAGTTGTGGAGATGTATTGGTAGATGGGCCCTTTCAGATAAAACAAAAAAATCTACAGTTAGCCTTTAGGGGTTCAGAGAATCAAAGAATTATTGATATCCGTTCTTCCCTCAGGGAAGGGAAGGCCATATTATGGAAAGAATACATGGAGAAAAGTTCGTAA
- a CDS encoding anaerobic ribonucleoside triphosphate reductase, which translates to MIKEIKKRDGRVIFFNKDKITRAIFRAAESVAHNQGSHLDYDIAERLADEVTGYLSKKYIGKMPTVEEIQDVVEKVLIESGHAMTAKAYILYRNERNRIRDQNTRIMKTIRGITIDDAKENDTKRENANVNGNTAMGTMLLYGSTVSKEFCKMEMMNPVFERAHEQGDIHIHDMDFAPMGTLTCCQIDIERLFKNGFSTGHGFLRKPSNITTAAALAAIAIQANQNDQHGGQSIPNFDYALGHYVAKSFIRNYIENLGKGLDFCLGSQEGKNWAKTIIHKTIKETHTTPKLEIEETYLKEEYIRAKEELGDRIDENLWKRVQKTSHRQAFEETKEQTYQAMEAFIHNLNTMHSRAGAQVPFSSVNLGTDTSPEGRMVTENFLLATERGLGNGETAIFPISIFKVKKGVSFNSQDKNYDLFKLACRVSAKRLFPNFSFLDAPFNLQYYKEGRPETEVTYMGCRTRVIGNKYDANNEITYGRGNLSFTSLNLPKIALKINQEEDLKKTIHGLWKKALVSSGVQRENIYQEIVDLLSPQMEPTIDLIAEQLLERFEIQRAKKVKNFPFLMGQGIWKGSEDLQWEDTLDEVIKHGTLSMGFIGLAEFLKALVGSHHGESQEAQELGIKLIGYLRNKMEDYSQQYGLNFTLIATPAEGLSGRFVKLDRKEFGSIEGVTDREYYTNSFHIPVYYSITAFDKISKEAPYHALTNAGHISYIELDGDPSMNIEAFEDVVRLMADSGIGYGSINHPLDRDPVCGYNGIIFEECPKCGRKEGSQGIPFERIRRITGYLVGDYQTRFNDAKKAEVLDRVKHGMK; encoded by the coding sequence GTGATTAAAGAGATTAAAAAAAGGGATGGTAGAGTAATATTTTTTAACAAGGATAAAATTACTAGAGCAATATTTAGGGCAGCAGAATCAGTTGCTCACAACCAAGGGTCTCATTTGGATTATGATATAGCGGAAAGATTGGCCGATGAGGTTACAGGTTATTTAAGTAAAAAATACATAGGAAAAATGCCCACGGTAGAGGAAATACAGGATGTTGTAGAAAAGGTACTTATTGAGTCAGGGCATGCCATGACTGCCAAGGCCTACATACTTTATCGCAATGAGAGGAACCGCATCAGGGATCAAAACACCAGAATAATGAAAACCATAAGAGGGATTACAATAGATGATGCAAAGGAAAATGACACCAAAAGAGAAAATGCCAATGTGAACGGGAATACTGCCATGGGCACTATGCTACTTTATGGATCCACAGTATCAAAGGAATTTTGTAAGATGGAAATGATGAATCCAGTTTTTGAAAGGGCCCATGAACAAGGGGATATCCACATCCATGATATGGATTTTGCACCCATGGGCACCTTAACCTGTTGCCAGATTGATATAGAAAGACTATTCAAAAATGGTTTTTCTACAGGACATGGTTTTCTGAGGAAACCCAGCAATATCACTACAGCCGCTGCCTTAGCAGCCATTGCCATCCAGGCAAATCAAAATGACCAACACGGTGGTCAGTCCATACCCAACTTTGACTATGCCCTAGGACACTACGTAGCAAAGAGTTTTATAAGAAATTATATAGAGAATCTAGGGAAAGGATTAGATTTTTGCTTAGGAAGTCAAGAGGGAAAGAACTGGGCAAAAACCATTATCCATAAAACCATAAAGGAAACCCATACTACACCAAAACTGGAAATAGAAGAGACTTATTTAAAAGAAGAATATATAAGAGCTAAGGAAGAACTTGGGGATAGAATAGATGAAAATCTATGGAAAAGAGTACAAAAAACCTCCCATAGACAGGCTTTTGAAGAAACAAAGGAACAGACCTATCAGGCAATGGAAGCCTTTATACATAATTTAAATACCATGCACTCTAGAGCGGGAGCCCAGGTACCCTTTAGTAGTGTAAACCTAGGCACCGATACAAGTCCTGAGGGGAGGATGGTTACCGAAAACTTTCTTTTAGCAACCGAAAGGGGTTTAGGTAATGGAGAAACAGCTATTTTCCCCATCAGTATATTTAAGGTAAAAAAAGGAGTATCCTTTAATTCGCAAGATAAGAACTATGACCTATTTAAGCTAGCCTGTAGGGTAAGTGCTAAAAGATTATTTCCTAATTTTAGTTTTCTAGATGCCCCCTTCAACCTTCAATATTATAAAGAAGGAAGACCAGAAACTGAGGTCACCTATATGGGATGTAGAACCCGGGTAATTGGCAATAAGTATGATGCCAACAATGAAATTACCTATGGGAGAGGAAATTTAAGCTTTACCTCTTTAAATTTACCTAAGATCGCATTAAAGATAAATCAAGAGGAGGATCTTAAAAAGACTATCCATGGACTATGGAAAAAAGCCTTAGTATCCTCTGGTGTCCAGAGGGAAAATATATATCAAGAAATAGTAGACCTTTTAAGCCCCCAGATGGAGCCTACAATAGATCTTATAGCAGAACAATTATTGGAACGTTTTGAAATACAAAGAGCCAAAAAGGTAAAGAATTTCCCCTTTTTAATGGGGCAAGGTATATGGAAAGGCAGCGAGGACTTGCAATGGGAGGACACCTTAGATGAGGTCATTAAACACGGTACCTTAAGTATGGGCTTTATTGGCTTAGCAGAGTTTTTAAAGGCCCTTGTAGGTAGTCATCATGGAGAAAGCCAAGAGGCCCAAGAGTTAGGAATAAAGCTTATTGGTTACCTAAGAAACAAGATGGAAGACTATTCTCAACAATATGGCTTGAATTTCACCTTAATTGCAACCCCGGCCGAGGGATTATCAGGAAGATTTGTAAAACTGGATAGGAAGGAATTTGGATCTATAGAAGGAGTTACTGATCGAGAATATTATACCAACTCTTTTCATATTCCTGTGTATTATTCTATTACAGCCTTTGATAAAATCTCCAAGGAAGCTCCTTATCATGCTCTTACCAATGCCGGACATATTAGCTACATAGAATTAGATGGAGATCCCTCTATGAATATAGAGGCCTTTGAAGATGTAGTACGCCTAATGGCTGATTCAGGCATAGGATATGGATCTATCAATCATCCCCTAGATAGGGATCCTGTATGTGGATATAATGGCATTATTTTTGAAGAATGTCCAAAATGTGGCAGAAAAGAAGGAAGTCAGGGCATTCCCTTTGAGAGAATTAGAAGAATAACAGGATACTTAGTAGGGGATTATCAAACCCGTTTTAATGATGCTAAAAAAGCAGAGGTTCTGGACCGGGTGAAACATGGTATGAAATAA
- a CDS encoding pyridoxal-phosphate-dependent aminotransferase family protein: MKEMMIMTPGPTYVHEEVRAAMGKPIINPDLDLQFYEFYYDLCGKLQKLLHTQNQVLVLNGEGILGLEAACASLIEPGDKVLCIDNGIFGNGFGDFAKIYGGQVTYFKADYRKGINKAELENFIQKNGPFKIATLVHCETPSGITNPIDKICPLLHDQGIISIVDAVSSMGGEAIHTDQWKVDILLGGSQKCLSAPPGLTILSVSERAWDKISKRKHSIVGFYTNLSSWKNWYEEKWFPYTQPVSDLYALDKAVERILEDKGIFQRHKNIAEAVRKSIIEVGLELYPKESFSNTVTAMMVPEETTFEEINKKMLEEHRIMIAGSLGDLNGKVMRIGHMGENCYEEKLYLTLKALDTVLKELNVPVKGYLHKHFQEVYNVQ; this comes from the coding sequence ATGAAAGAAATGATGATTATGACACCAGGCCCTACCTATGTCCATGAAGAGGTAAGGGCGGCTATGGGAAAGCCCATTATCAATCCAGATTTAGATTTGCAATTTTATGAATTCTATTATGATCTGTGTGGAAAATTGCAGAAACTACTCCATACGCAAAACCAAGTATTGGTACTCAATGGTGAAGGCATTCTAGGATTAGAAGCTGCATGTGCATCTTTAATTGAACCAGGAGACAAGGTTCTATGTATAGACAATGGTATTTTTGGCAATGGCTTTGGAGATTTTGCAAAAATCTATGGAGGCCAAGTTACCTATTTTAAGGCTGATTACAGAAAGGGCATCAATAAGGCGGAATTAGAAAATTTTATACAAAAAAATGGACCTTTTAAAATTGCCACTTTAGTTCACTGTGAAACCCCTTCTGGTATCACCAATCCAATAGACAAAATCTGTCCTTTACTCCATGATCAGGGCATAATCAGTATAGTAGATGCAGTATCCTCTATGGGAGGAGAAGCAATACATACGGATCAGTGGAAAGTAGACATTCTTTTAGGAGGCTCTCAGAAATGTCTATCCGCACCTCCAGGACTAACCATCCTAAGTGTAAGTGAGAGAGCTTGGGATAAAATTTCAAAAAGAAAGCACTCTATAGTGGGCTTTTATACCAATTTATCTAGCTGGAAAAACTGGTATGAGGAAAAATGGTTTCCCTATACTCAACCTGTTAGCGATTTATATGCCCTAGATAAAGCGGTGGAGAGAATTCTTGAGGATAAAGGCATATTCCAAAGACATAAAAATATTGCTGAAGCAGTGAGGAAAAGTATTATTGAAGTCGGCTTAGAGTTATATCCAAAGGAGAGTTTTTCTAATACGGTAACAGCAATGATGGTCCCTGAGGAAACTACCTTTGAAGAAATCAATAAGAAAATGCTAGAGGAACATAGGATTATGATTGCAGGATCCCTGGGAGATTTAAATGGTAAAGTCATGCGTATAGGACACATGGGGGAAAACTGTTATGAAGAAAAGCTGTATTTAACCCTAAAGGCATTGGATACCGTGTTGAAAGAATTAAATGTTCCAGTAAAAGGATATCTCCATAAGCATTTTCAAGAGGTATATAATGTACAATGA
- a CDS encoding ECF transporter S component, translated as MNSTNQLVENKKYNTKDLVITSLLIAIVFVATAFINIRLPISINGGLIHLGTGALIVSSILYGKKKGAIAGAFGMAIFDIFSGWAAWAPFTFIVRGVMGYIIGSIAYTKGEKSRELGWNIIGIILGGIWMIAGYYATEGILYGNWSVPVTSIPGNAIQILVGAVIGLPLIATLKKLKLY; from the coding sequence ATGAATAGTACAAATCAACTAGTAGAAAATAAAAAGTACAATACCAAGGATTTAGTCATTACTTCTTTATTAATCGCCATAGTATTTGTGGCAACTGCATTTATCAATATTCGTCTACCTATATCCATTAATGGAGGACTGATACACCTAGGCACCGGTGCTCTCATTGTTTCATCCATTCTTTATGGAAAGAAAAAAGGAGCTATAGCAGGAGCTTTTGGGATGGCTATATTTGATATATTTTCAGGCTGGGCAGCTTGGGCACCCTTTACCTTTATTGTAAGGGGAGTCATGGGATATATCATAGGGAGCATTGCCTATACTAAGGGAGAAAAGTCTAGGGAGCTTGGGTGGAATATTATTGGAATCATTTTAGGGGGAATCTGGATGATTGCAGGATACTATGCTACCGAAGGTATACTATATGGTAATTGGAGTGTACCTGTGACCTCTATACCTGGCAATGCCATACAAATTCTTGTAGGGGCAGTCATAGGATTACCTTTAATTGCCACACTGAAAAAGTTAAAACTTTATTGA
- a CDS encoding ABC transporter ATP-binding protein, with protein MLHIQNLSKTFNVGTINEKSIFQDFSIQINKGEFVTIIGSNGAGKSTLLNIITGSIIQDQGKILIGDRDISFLEEHKRTKYMGRVFQNPTWGTAPHMTILENLSMANHKGQKFNLFPGISKKDIPGFKEILRELSLGLEDNLDTKVGLLSGGQRQSLALIMSTMTSPEILLLDEHTAALDPKTSEVISALTEKIVKKKQMTTLMVTHNLKHAIEMGDRIIMLHRGKVILDCKGEEKKNLTIPKLLSYFQQSQPEAMLTDEMLFSS; from the coding sequence TTGTTGCACATTCAAAATCTATCTAAGACCTTTAACGTTGGTACCATCAATGAAAAAAGTATCTTTCAGGATTTTTCTATACAAATTAACAAAGGAGAGTTTGTCACCATTATTGGAAGCAATGGAGCTGGAAAGTCTACTTTGCTAAATATCATTACAGGATCTATAATACAAGACCAAGGAAAAATTCTTATTGGAGATAGGGATATCTCTTTTTTAGAAGAACATAAAAGAACAAAATACATGGGGAGGGTATTTCAAAATCCTACTTGGGGAACGGCACCCCATATGACCATATTAGAAAATCTATCCATGGCCAATCATAAAGGCCAGAAATTTAATTTATTTCCCGGTATTTCAAAAAAAGATATCCCAGGCTTTAAAGAAATTCTTAGGGAACTTTCCCTAGGCTTAGAAGACAATTTAGATACTAAGGTAGGACTACTTTCAGGAGGACAAAGACAATCTTTAGCACTAATTATGTCTACCATGACCAGTCCTGAAATTTTATTATTAGATGAACACACGGCAGCTCTAGATCCTAAAACCTCTGAAGTAATATCTGCCTTAACAGAAAAGATAGTCAAGAAAAAACAGATGACAACTTTAATGGTTACCCACAACTTAAAACATGCTATTGAAATGGGAGATCGCATTATTATGCTCCATAGAGGGAAAGTAATACTAGATTGCAAGGGAGAGGAAAAAAAGAATTTAACCATACCAAAACTCCTAAGCTATTTCCAACAAAGCCAACCAGAGGCAATGCTTACTGATGAAATGTTGTTTTCATCCTAA
- a CDS encoding ABC transporter permease, with protein sequence MGAIGNIIEQGLLYGIMVLGVYITYRLLDFPDLSVDGTFPLGASITATAMAFGVNPWIATLLALIGGMLAGLITGLLHVKLKITNLLSGILVMTGIYSINLRIMGKANVALFQFETIFDGKIHPLIILSMLAIVIKIILDLFFKTRLGFLVNAVGDNPILVTSLGIDKGRIKCLGLMISNGLVALSGSAVAQHQGFSDVGMGGGIIVMGLASIIIGEMVFKKISLMVPTTMVLLGSILYKGSTALALRLKLPSTDLKLITSVIVVMILSVYGKGIALPWKKVEKRRGGSIVAHSKSI encoded by the coding sequence ATGGGAGCTATAGGTAATATAATAGAACAGGGTTTACTATACGGAATAATGGTACTGGGGGTATATATTACCTATAGATTATTGGATTTTCCGGATTTATCAGTAGATGGAACCTTCCCTCTGGGTGCTTCCATTACTGCAACGGCTATGGCCTTTGGGGTCAATCCTTGGATAGCTACTTTGCTTGCTTTGATAGGGGGAATGCTGGCAGGATTAATTACTGGACTTCTTCATGTAAAACTTAAAATCACCAATTTGCTTTCAGGAATCCTCGTTATGACAGGAATATATTCCATTAACCTTAGAATAATGGGCAAGGCCAATGTAGCTTTATTTCAGTTTGAAACTATTTTTGACGGAAAGATTCACCCTTTGATTATTCTTTCCATGCTCGCCATTGTTATAAAAATTATTCTAGACTTATTTTTCAAGACGCGGTTAGGTTTTTTGGTTAATGCCGTAGGAGATAATCCTATTCTCGTGACGTCCCTGGGGATAGACAAGGGCAGGATTAAATGCTTGGGATTGATGATTTCCAATGGCTTAGTAGCCTTGTCGGGATCTGCTGTAGCTCAACATCAAGGATTTTCTGATGTTGGCATGGGTGGCGGTATCATTGTTATGGGTTTGGCCTCAATTATTATAGGGGAAATGGTATTTAAAAAAATATCTCTTATGGTACCCACGACAATGGTTCTTCTAGGGTCCATCCTATATAAAGGAAGTACGGCTTTAGCCCTGCGCTTGAAGCTACCTTCCACAGACTTAAAGCTGATTACCTCTGTGATTGTCGTGATGATTTTATCGGTTTATGGAAAGGGCATAGCCCTGCCTTGGAAGAAAGTAGAAAAAAGAAGGGGTGGTTCCATTGTTGCACATTCAAAATCTATCTAA